In the genome of Oncorhynchus mykiss isolate Arlee chromosome 30, USDA_OmykA_1.1, whole genome shotgun sequence, the window aatcaATATATAACGTTTTACAACAAAACCCATtcattttgtgatatccaattggtagttagtcttgtcccatcaactcccgtacggactcaggtgaggcgaaggtcgagagtcgtgcatcctccgaaacacgaccccgccaagccgcactgcttcttgacacaatgctcacttaacccggaagccagccgcaccaatgtgtcggaggaaacacagtataCCTGGTCACCGTGTCAGcgtccgccacaggagttgctagagcacgatgggacaacccggctggcaaaaccctcccctaacccagatgacgctgggccaattgtgcgacgcctcatgggtctcctggtcacggccggctgcgacacagcctgggattgaaccaggatctgtagtgacgcagctagcactgtgatgcagtgccttagattgtTTAGACTGATTATGCCCTTTCTCTGGTTTTAGAGTTTCACCTGCTGATGTGGAGAAATGGAAACTGTCCTTCAACAACCTGATGAATAGTGAAGGTGAGTTTGTCACAAATCAAAGGAGACATCTTATACATTAACATTTTAGTAATGTCGAAGACACctttatccagagcgacatacagGAGGAATTAAGGTTAAGTGCTCAAGggtacattgacagatttttcacctagtcattTCGggaattcgaaccagcgaccttttgggtactggcccaatgttcttaaccactagactacctgccgccctactAATACAGAATCGGGGAGTCTATCTTGCTCAAATGCGCTCAAATGTGAAAACACCTTCGATAATGGGATGGTGGTTTTATTAATTAagaatttgtaaaaaaaacatttgaatgaaGCTCTCTGCTGCCCCTTGTATAGAACTCCTAAATATTTGTCAAAACTCTGCCACTACCTATTACCAACCCACAACACTAGTGTTACaccacaatacaggactacatgTTTTCAAACACTCTAACTTGAGTGAcgttcatatctctctctcccttgtctctctgacccctgtctctctgtttaagAGACTACCATGACGCCTGTGTGGGCTGTAGGGTACTTGGCTGGCTGTGGGTTGTTGGGGACTTTACATGGCTCTTCGGCTGTGTTCTCATGCTCTGGTCATGTGCTACGTGTCTGGAGGCAATGCTGGGTGGCCCCTGAGGGCCTGCTGCTCTAGTGtgagtgttagctagctagctagctgatggtCCCTGTGGTGTCAGGCTTTCTGTGGGGACACGGAGTAGGAGCAACGGCCTCCTGAGAACCATCCTGGCCTTGACCTCCAACATTCCATAGCTTCCTCCATGACTCCCTTCAGAGGgatgctctctgtttctctctttagGAACATTTCATTAGGAACATAATAGTGTGTAGCTTCACATACATCGTAAAACCCAGCACCTGACTAAtgtatcctctttctctctctctttgtctgtctatcAGCTGGCCGTACGGTGTTCACTACCTTCCTGAAGGCAGAGTTCAGCCAGGAGAACTTGGAGTTCTGGAAAGCTTGTGAGAAATACAAAATGTCAGCCCCCAAAAATATGGCAGGTAAAGCCAAACAGATCTATGACCAGTACATCGCGGCAGACGCTCTTAACGAGGTAAAATGGAAATAAAAATTGGCTAAAACTTTCTCTTGGTAATCTCTGCTATCCCAACATGGTTTCATTCAAAGGCAGTATTCTGTGTTACTTAGACCTGTTGGAGTCATAGTACACTTATGAGTAATGACCTGGCTCTTTCCATACATCAGTTTTCTCCATTAATATAAAAGCTTTTAATATTCCTGCATGAGTGCCTTTGACATGGATTCTGAAAACACTTCATACATATCCTCTTTTTCCTCTAATGATTCCTCCCTTTCTAAAAGCACCTGTGGTTGTTCCTTTATGATTGCCGTTTTGGATTTTTATAGGGCTTTTTATGACACCTTTTATTGATACAGTATCCATGTTGTATTTCATTACTTATATATCTccttttccctccccctctcaggtGAACTTGGACTCAGCAACGCGAGAGGAGACCAGACAGAACCTGTCTAATGCCGGCCCATTCTGCTTCGACAACGCCCAGCAGAAAATCTTCACTTTGATGGAGAAAGACTCATACAGAAGGTTCCTCTATTCCAAACTGATCCAGGATCTGTCCCCGttgcccaccaccaccacccaactCAGTGCTctggagaaaaggggagggatgagaggctgttctgagagcggTGGTGCatagacagagatggaaagagagaaacatTGACAATTAAAGCACTCTGTCATAATCTGTGAGGGAAAGAGTAGGTTGTCTTAAAGAGAAAACATTGTTATGAGTGGGtggatttagatttttttctgtCAGTTGTTCAAAAGAACTATTTCAACAAGTATCATGAATTGCTTGTCTTTCAGACTAGGGTATgcttggagagggagagaagaaaacgATCAGAGATGTGATTTTCAGGACAAAATATCATCCTCTTTCTCCTGATTTTCCATTGTTTTGTAAAGGTCTACTTTCTTTCCATGTAATATCTTCCTGAGCTCTAACAAGAGTCAAATGATTCAAACAGGCATTTAGGCATTTCACTCTGGTCAGCTCCCTGTTTCCCCCCTGTCTGGCTTTCATCAAGGGCTCAAAGCTAAGTCATGCATGTACGCCAATAATGCTTTCCGGCTTGAAAATGCTCTTCCTCAAACTGAGTGTTAAATTagattatagtttatagtttatatCATTGCTTTACCTTAGGCTAGTTTGTGCACTGCTGAGGTGTAGCTCACTTGCCCTCTGTTAACCTGCCGATGAAGTCATGACCAGGTGATGTTTTGATTCAAAACACAGGGAAAAACAATGAGGAActacctctctatccatccctatCCCACTTTCTGGGTGACCTGAACATTGACTGGTTAGCAACTAGCTGTCTTCTCAAGAGGAAGCTTGTGACTGTGCCTGTAATATGACTCAGGTTATCACTAAACCAACTAGCGTGCATACTAATAGTGTTGGATCTGTAACATCCATTTTTATATTGGTCATATCTTCACTAATGCTGCAGAGCTTTGCTCTAAGGCAATATCAGTTTCCTTTGGCTGTAGTGACCATAACATTGAGGCAATGACAAGGAAAGCCAAAGGTTGGGCCTAAAGTCATTTATTAATTGTTAATTCCAATTGTTGACAAGCATGCACCAGTTAAGAAACAAACTGTGAGAACTGTTAGAGCCCAATGGATTGATGATGTTCAAATAAATAATGCAAAAGAGGTGGCAAACAAGTCAGGCTgctcagctgattggttgacatacTGTAAACTGTAAACAAAAAGAAGAAATGATATTACCAAAaaaagataaatgacataaaacacaatggaaaaatacTTTGGAGTACCTTAATTGATGTCGTGGGCAGAAAACCTTTCGATATTGCCAGTCATTTCAATGACTATTTCACTAGTTAAGCGGAAAAACTCTGAAGTGAAATGACAACAATTAACAGTGAAACATCATGTTTTTGTATAAAAGATCTAATAATGAAAGAGAAGGATTGCTGTTTTTAATGGTCAatttagtgtgggagaggtggaaaaactaTGGTTATCAATCAGTAATCCAAAAAACACTGGGgatagacaaccttgatgggaaactattgagaatggtagcagactgtattgccactGCTAtttgctacagtgccttcagaaaatattcacaccctttgacattttccacattttgttgtgttatagcctgaatttaaagtggataacatttagattttttgtcattgacctacacacaatactccataatgtcaaagtggaattatgtttttcaacaaAGAAAtctaattaaaaatgaaaagctgaaatgtcttgagtcagtaagtattcaacccctttgttatggcaaacctaaataagttcaggagtaaaaatgtgcttaacaagtcatgtaatatgttgcatggactcactctgtgtgcaataatagtgtttaacattattttgttaagactacctcatctctgtaccccacacaattatctgtaaggtccctcagtcgaacagtgaattttaaacacagattcaaccacaaagaccaggaagtttgtccaatgcctcgcaaagaaaggcTCCTATTGGCCAAAAAACAGTCATTAAATATCCATTTGAGCAGGAtgaagttatgaattacactttggatggtgtatcaatacacccagtcactacaaagagacaggcgtccttccttactcagttgccggagaggaaggaaactgctcagggatttcaccatgaggccaatggtgactttaaaacagttacagagtttaatggcagtGATAGAAGAAACTGAGGATTGATCAATAACATGTAGTTACTACACAATATTAACTTAATTGACAGAGGGAAAATAAGGAAGCctttacagaataaaacatattccaaaacatgcatcttgttttcaacaaggcactacagtaaaactgcaaaaatatgGCAAACCAATAACATTTTTGTCCTTGATACAAAGTGTCCTggatacaaagtgttatgtttggggaaaatccaatataacacattactgagtaccagtctccatattttcaagcattgtggtggctgcatcatgttatgggtatgcttgtaattgtaaagggctggagctaagcacaggaaaaaatCCTAGAAGAAGACCTGGTTccttgcccttaactgcacatacagaactaacatcaacaacacgCATGCTAGTCTTTCTTGGTTGAGGATTGACGAGAGAAGAACTGCTTCGCTTGTAGTTTTTATGATAGATATTACTGTGATGAAAATTCCAGATTACCTGCATAATAAAATAAgattcagctcagacacccatacatatcacacaagacatgccaccagtggtttcttcacagtccccaagtccacaTGAGTTCATGGCAGTAGTCAgttttatacagagccatgatcgcatggaactcccttccatctccaattactcaagcaaacagcacaactgaggggacacacacacattttttttgttgtatttctttgttgtattgtttgtatcaTTTTTAATTTGCATTGTTTGTATATCATAAACATTTTAATTTGCATGACTTTTCTTGTCTATCaatgtatcagtgttttgttacttgtcatgttttgtgttttttgtggaccccaggaaaagaagctgctgcttttacaaaagcgaatggggatccaaataaacaaataaataaagttAACCCACAGACAGC includes:
- the LOC110521693 gene encoding regulator of G-protein signaling 4, translated to MCKGLATLPATCMKSAKDIKHKIGFLLHKPEVPPDKEQIKEKTNIAKRVSPADVEKWKLSFNNLMNSEAGRTVFTTFLKAEFSQENLEFWKACEKYKMSAPKNMAGKAKQIYDQYIAADALNEVNLDSATREETRQNLSNAGPFCFDNAQQKIFTLMEKDSYRRFLYSKLIQDLSPLPTTTTQLSALEKRGGMRGCSESGGA